A stretch of the Bacillus sp. B-jedd genome encodes the following:
- a CDS encoding Ger(x)C family spore germination protein, protein MKRRWILFILLSSIFLLPGCDDRQELERQAFIVAIGLDNGGKDNLVNVTFQISNPQVNTSQVADASKEPPSDIVTVTAPDLFSAKELVQSSHSRKINFSHLQVVITGEDFAKTDRFSHIIGSAIIDPEIRRLSYLIVSKEEAKDFIHANKSKLETRPHKYYDFMEQRWISTGYVAPSHLNNVLQRSRDELVLAIYATTERDEHVEMNEDSYLSGMVPQQSGDPAQMIGSAVLKNRKMIGTLNGTETRMSLLLRSHSETKSMIASFTDPINNDFRISARLLRKRHTKIRINTNTDPAIISVEVPLKIQVSSNPALIDYTSTKEKQNKLTQSIERQLQNEAMDLIKKLQEKYKSEPFIWHAEARKNFWTMDQFQKYDWDKQFQKAKVDIKFDITIENFGEQLKPPSIR, encoded by the coding sequence ATGAAAAGACGTTGGATTCTTTTTATATTGCTCTCCTCCATCTTTCTACTGCCAGGATGTGATGACAGGCAGGAACTGGAGCGCCAGGCATTTATTGTCGCCATCGGACTTGATAATGGAGGAAAAGATAATTTGGTGAATGTAACTTTCCAGATCTCCAACCCTCAGGTAAATACATCCCAGGTCGCGGATGCCTCGAAAGAGCCGCCATCAGACATTGTGACAGTCACCGCGCCAGATCTTTTTTCAGCAAAGGAACTCGTTCAAAGCTCTCACTCACGCAAAATTAACTTTTCTCATTTACAGGTGGTGATCACTGGAGAGGACTTTGCCAAAACGGATCGATTTTCCCATATAATTGGTTCAGCAATTATTGATCCTGAAATTAGAAGGCTGTCTTATTTGATTGTTTCAAAGGAAGAGGCAAAAGACTTTATTCACGCCAATAAATCGAAATTGGAAACACGCCCCCATAAATATTATGACTTTATGGAGCAGAGATGGATATCTACCGGTTATGTCGCTCCATCGCATTTGAATAATGTGTTACAGCGCTCGAGAGACGAGCTTGTTTTAGCTATTTATGCAACGACCGAGCGAGATGAACACGTCGAGATGAATGAGGATTCTTATTTGTCGGGCATGGTTCCCCAGCAATCAGGAGACCCAGCCCAAATGATCGGATCCGCCGTTCTGAAGAACCGTAAAATGATAGGCACCTTAAATGGAACAGAAACTAGAATGTCACTGCTGCTCAGGAGCCATTCCGAGACGAAATCAATGATTGCCTCTTTTACTGATCCAATTAACAATGATTTCCGGATTTCAGCACGCCTATTAAGGAAGCGGCACACAAAAATCCGCATCAATACAAATACGGATCCAGCCATAATATCTGTAGAAGTGCCTTTAAAGATCCAAGTCTCTTCCAATCCTGCCCTCATTGATTATACTTCTACGAAAGAAAAGCAAAATAAGCTAACACAATCAATCGAGCGGCAATTACAGAATGAAGCCATGGATCTGATTAAAAAACTACAGGAGAAATATAAGAGTGAGCCCTTCATTTGGCATGCCGAAGCAAGAAAAAATTTCTGGACGATGGACCAATTTCAAAAATACGACTGGGACAAACAATTTCAAAAAGCCAAAGTCGATATAAAGTTTGACATAACTATCGAAAACTTTGGTGAACAGTTAAAGCCACCATCCATACGATAA
- a CDS encoding Ger(x)C family spore germination protein — MAKPRSIILQSFCAAILLAGCVQTEIIDDVRLVTGISFDAGEGDEVVGTVLIPYYMPDQKIENNTLTTTGTPSRELFTKYQEMSSDPVVGGSLEVVLFGTDFAKRGVYQVLDSLQRDPGIGTNIYLAVVDGNAQETLEGKYGKRGNSSFISELLDHNIKSRDLPKTNLHLFISDYYQTGKTAFLPIIKKKDPTTVQLSGIALMKDGRLVDKISRQDMFYFKLMIDKYRGGTVTVDLQKNKALIESLKTKSKKKLISRNPYEIDVNIEIKGYLHQYTGHHLSKKVLKEIERVAEKQIRMNCTRLAQQFQQEGIDPVGFGHFVKSRTRGFSYTNWKENQYKNLKINIKPNVTITESGVIE, encoded by the coding sequence ATGGCAAAACCTAGATCAATCATTCTTCAATCTTTTTGTGCCGCGATTCTTTTAGCGGGATGCGTGCAGACGGAAATTATCGATGATGTCCGGCTAGTCACCGGGATAAGCTTTGATGCAGGAGAGGGAGATGAGGTTGTTGGTACTGTTCTGATTCCTTACTATATGCCAGATCAAAAAATTGAAAATAACACACTGACAACGACTGGCACACCTAGCCGCGAACTGTTCACAAAATACCAGGAAATGTCTTCAGATCCGGTTGTCGGCGGTTCCCTGGAGGTAGTGTTGTTTGGAACGGATTTTGCCAAAAGGGGAGTTTATCAAGTATTGGACTCACTCCAACGCGATCCGGGGATTGGAACTAACATTTATTTAGCAGTTGTCGACGGCAACGCCCAGGAAACCCTCGAAGGCAAGTATGGGAAACGTGGAAATTCCTCTTTTATTTCCGAGCTATTGGACCACAATATTAAATCACGTGATCTGCCAAAGACAAACCTGCATCTCTTTATTTCTGATTATTATCAAACAGGAAAAACGGCCTTTCTCCCCATCATCAAGAAGAAGGATCCTACTACTGTTCAATTGAGCGGCATTGCGTTAATGAAGGATGGGAGACTTGTTGACAAAATATCACGGCAGGATATGTTTTATTTTAAATTAATGATTGATAAATACCGGGGAGGAACGGTCACGGTTGATTTGCAAAAAAACAAAGCCCTTATTGAAAGCTTAAAGACCAAGTCCAAAAAAAAGCTAATTAGCAGAAATCCTTATGAAATTGACGTAAACATAGAAATCAAAGGTTATCTTCACCAATATACTGGCCATCACCTTAGCAAAAAAGTTCTCAAGGAAATCGAACGCGTCGCGGAAAAGCAAATCCGAATGAACTGCACCCGGCTCGCCCAACAATTTCAGCAAGAAGGCATCGACCCAGTCGGCTTTGGCCATTTTGTAAAATCACGAACTCGCGGTTTCAGCTACACAAACTGGAAAGAAAACCAATATAAAAACCTCAAAATTAATATCAAACCAAACGTAACCATCACCGAAAGCGGCGTCATCGAGTGA
- a CDS encoding spore germination protein, producing MSFFKNNRQSPKPIKHKNDDQKGQKSEDKREAFYRDLTSNRNRMEELFFYPTNDALKFRELDAQPINRKVMILFLAGAANTETINENIIKPLLQSPPYTGNRSNLKDIMKNILTLSSGQPITTFDKAVHALLNGSTVIFVDGEKEAIAVDTIGFSKRSISQPTSELVIKGPKTAFVESVDVNRSLIRRQLKDHRLISEVVSIGKESPQEVTVLYLENIADKKLVKNIKERLEQVEKDAVLTLSILEELIEERPYSLFPTCLTTERPDRTASFLLEGHVALLVDNSPDALIAPVTFWSLFHTAEDHFLRWAYGNFARFIRLVAIFLALLMPSIYLSVTTFHPELIPTDLLLAIAGTRERVPFPAFWEVLLMSLTFEILREAGIRVPTPLGPTIGIVGALILGQAAVQANLVSPMLVVVIAITGLSTFSIPDIGLSTMVRMLSFMFVIAAHFLGFIGIALGMAILLAYGVSIHSFGVPFFSPLAPHWPSSKDKLFRTIIGKEWLRPLSLSPRKSRRIEPESGEQ from the coding sequence ATGAGCTTCTTTAAAAACAATCGCCAAAGTCCAAAACCCATAAAACACAAAAATGATGATCAGAAAGGGCAAAAGAGTGAAGATAAGCGTGAAGCTTTCTACAGGGACTTAACTAGCAATAGAAACCGAATGGAAGAATTGTTTTTTTATCCAACCAACGATGCTTTGAAATTCAGGGAGCTGGATGCTCAGCCAATTAATCGAAAAGTAATGATTTTATTTTTGGCCGGTGCTGCAAACACCGAAACGATAAATGAGAATATTATTAAACCGTTGCTCCAATCGCCGCCTTATACAGGGAATCGAAGTAATCTAAAAGACATAATGAAAAATATCTTGACTCTTTCCAGCGGCCAGCCGATTACCACTTTCGACAAGGCTGTACATGCGTTGTTGAATGGCAGCACGGTCATTTTTGTTGATGGCGAGAAGGAAGCTATCGCAGTTGATACGATAGGATTTTCGAAACGGTCCATCTCTCAACCTACATCAGAACTGGTCATTAAAGGTCCAAAAACTGCTTTTGTTGAATCTGTTGATGTGAACCGCTCCTTAATCCGCAGGCAGTTGAAAGACCATCGGCTTATTTCGGAGGTTGTTAGCATCGGAAAGGAGTCTCCACAAGAAGTTACCGTCCTATACCTTGAAAACATAGCGGATAAGAAACTCGTAAAAAACATAAAAGAACGGTTGGAACAGGTTGAAAAGGATGCCGTTCTGACTCTTTCTATTCTAGAAGAATTGATTGAGGAAAGGCCCTATTCCTTATTTCCAACCTGTCTTACGACTGAACGTCCGGACAGGACTGCTTCATTTTTATTGGAAGGGCATGTAGCCTTGCTAGTTGATAATTCTCCTGATGCGCTTATAGCCCCGGTTACGTTCTGGTCCCTTTTCCATACCGCTGAAGATCATTTTCTCCGCTGGGCATATGGGAATTTCGCAAGATTTATCAGACTTGTTGCAATTTTTTTAGCTTTATTGATGCCTTCTATTTATCTGTCTGTCACGACTTTTCATCCTGAATTGATTCCGACTGACCTTCTGCTCGCCATTGCAGGGACAAGGGAACGGGTTCCGTTTCCAGCCTTTTGGGAAGTTTTATTGATGAGTCTTACTTTTGAAATTTTAAGGGAAGCGGGGATACGCGTGCCAACCCCTCTCGGGCCGACAATCGGAATCGTCGGAGCCCTGATTCTTGGGCAGGCGGCCGTCCAGGCAAACCTTGTCAGTCCCATGTTAGTCGTAGTAATTGCGATTACCGGACTGTCCACCTTCTCCATTCCTGATATTGGACTTAGTACAATGGTGCGTATGTTAAGTTTCATGTTTGTCATAGCAGCCCATTTTTTAGGGTTTATCGGGATTGCTTTAGGAATGGCGATTCTTCTAGCTTATGGCGTATCGATCCATTCATTCGGGGTTCCTTTTTTTTCTCCGCTCGCCCCCCATTGGCCTTCCTCCAAGGATAAATTATTCCGAACTATCATTGGAAAGGAATGGCTGCGCCCATTATCATTGAGTCCGCGGAAAAGCAGAAGAATTGAACCTGAAAGTGGGGAGCAGTAA
- a CDS encoding spore germination protein: MGRNASQVEVPLPEIILRSNDFVQQEYSNRKTGVKFHLSYFSTLVDEKVIQQDILPSLLERHFEFIDDVTAVVPMTGIEFLNDPDKLEEKVLRGYLLLTVSSDPGKFALFETKGANARAIAQPEVEFSVIGPKEAFVESLATNTNLIRKRLPIKELVAEEIIIGRLTKTKVSVFHIEGITDADNVKTITERIKAIDFDAVIDSSYIVQLISDNRYSPFPQLLDTERPDRVAAILAEGKVAVLVDGSPHALIGPTTLSEFFSSFDDYFLNWVVASFFRVIRLLSIIFSVLITPIYVAVLTFHYELIPKDLLTTLVSSRRLIPLPPILEALFLELTIELLREAGARLPTKVGQTIGIVGGIVIGTASVDAGLTSNVLLIFVALAGLASFTTPVYKMGNTIRLLRFPFLLFASVWGLLGIAFCLCILLTHLIRLTSMNRPFLEPFYPPRMKDNKDTLIRLPFSAQKTRPLFLRTKNPIRFNPKKMKQLEDMDDDIDD; encoded by the coding sequence ATGGGACGCAATGCTTCCCAGGTTGAGGTGCCGCTTCCGGAGATTATCTTGCGGTCGAATGACTTCGTGCAACAGGAATATTCGAACCGGAAGACGGGTGTTAAGTTCCATCTCTCATATTTTTCGACGCTTGTGGATGAGAAGGTTATCCAACAGGACATCCTTCCTTCCTTGCTGGAGAGGCATTTTGAATTTATTGATGATGTGACGGCTGTTGTGCCGATGACCGGGATCGAGTTTCTTAATGACCCCGACAAACTAGAGGAAAAGGTGCTGAGGGGCTACCTTCTTTTAACTGTTAGCTCTGATCCCGGGAAGTTCGCCCTTTTTGAAACAAAAGGGGCGAATGCCCGCGCGATTGCCCAGCCAGAGGTTGAATTCAGTGTAATCGGGCCAAAAGAAGCATTCGTTGAATCGCTCGCCACGAATACTAATCTTATTCGTAAAAGGCTGCCGATTAAGGAACTTGTCGCCGAGGAAATCATCATTGGCAGGCTTACGAAAACAAAAGTTTCAGTTTTCCATATTGAAGGAATTACTGATGCGGACAACGTGAAAACAATTACTGAACGAATCAAGGCAATCGATTTCGACGCTGTCATCGACAGTTCCTATATTGTTCAGCTCATATCAGACAACAGATACTCCCCTTTCCCACAGCTGCTTGATACGGAACGCCCCGACAGGGTTGCTGCGATTCTTGCCGAGGGAAAAGTCGCTGTTCTTGTGGACGGTTCGCCGCACGCACTTATTGGCCCGACAACACTTAGCGAGTTCTTCAGTTCGTTTGATGATTATTTCCTTAACTGGGTCGTTGCGTCTTTTTTCAGGGTGATCCGCCTTTTATCCATTATATTTTCTGTCCTGATTACGCCAATTTACGTGGCTGTGCTGACGTTTCATTATGAATTAATTCCGAAAGACCTTTTGACCACCCTTGTCAGCTCAAGACGTTTAATTCCGCTTCCGCCGATTCTTGAAGCACTTTTCCTCGAATTGACGATTGAACTTTTGCGGGAAGCGGGTGCGAGGCTGCCGACTAAGGTTGGCCAAACGATTGGTATCGTTGGCGGTATCGTTATTGGAACCGCATCAGTGGATGCTGGGTTGACGAGTAATGTCCTTCTTATATTTGTGGCGCTCGCCGGGCTTGCTTCATTTACGACGCCTGTTTACAAAATGGGTAACACAATCCGGCTGCTGCGCTTTCCGTTCTTGCTGTTTGCTTCCGTGTGGGGATTGCTTGGAATCGCATTCTGCCTTTGCATCCTGCTGACCCATTTAATAAGACTGACATCCATGAATCGGCCATTCCTTGAGCCATTTTATCCACCGCGGATGAAAGACAATAAAGATACACTCATCCGGCTGCCATTTTCAGCCCAGAAAACCCGTCCGCTGTTTTTAAGAACGAAGAATCCGATTCGTTTCAATCCGAAGAAAATGAAGCAGCTGGAGGATATGGACGATGATATAGATGACTAA
- a CDS encoding GerAB/ArcD/ProY family transporter, with product MSELVPDKAKVSPFLVFFLIHSAQFGVGVLGFQRIIAKNAGYDAWIAVLIGGLAIHPVMWMIYKMAGIAGGDLISIHQFVYGKTFGRLISLPFIIYFTIYSTVTLRTFVQIVQVWMFPDISTFWLGLAFLLLVIYVIGGGFRTITGIVFFGIVLTIYLLFIFIYTIPNSDYADLLPILTHSYKELGLAAFNMSLTFIGWEIVLVFYPFIKNAPSSLKWAQRAVLFTTLDYVFITIISFGYFSEGQLQRNIWATLSMFKIVQMPFVERFEYIGIATWTLIILPNVCLGLWAASRILKRTYRIKQKYSIYLLAALSLAIMLLLETREQEAVLNTAFGRTGFFLNFGYLPLLFFAVLIARKVKGNGKT from the coding sequence ATGTCCGAATTGGTTCCAGATAAAGCCAAGGTCTCCCCTTTCCTCGTTTTTTTCCTAATCCATTCTGCGCAATTCGGCGTTGGCGTCCTCGGTTTTCAACGGATTATCGCAAAAAATGCCGGTTATGACGCGTGGATTGCTGTCCTGATCGGTGGACTTGCCATCCACCCTGTTATGTGGATGATTTACAAAATGGCGGGGATTGCCGGCGGGGACCTGATCTCCATTCATCAATTTGTATATGGGAAAACATTTGGAAGGCTCATCAGCCTGCCGTTCATCATTTATTTCACTATATATAGCACAGTGACATTGAGGACGTTTGTCCAGATTGTCCAGGTGTGGATGTTCCCTGATATAAGCACATTCTGGCTCGGGCTGGCATTTCTCCTGCTGGTGATTTACGTCATCGGTGGCGGTTTCAGGACGATTACAGGAATCGTCTTTTTCGGCATCGTGCTAACCATTTACTTATTATTCATTTTTATTTACACGATTCCAAATTCTGATTATGCCGATCTGCTGCCAATATTGACACATTCTTATAAGGAGCTAGGGCTGGCCGCATTTAATATGTCACTCACCTTTATTGGCTGGGAGATTGTTCTTGTATTTTATCCGTTTATCAAAAATGCCCCTTCGTCGCTTAAATGGGCACAGCGAGCAGTTTTATTCACAACGCTGGATTATGTGTTCATCACAATTATTTCATTTGGCTACTTTTCCGAAGGGCAGCTTCAGAGAAATATATGGGCGACCCTGTCGATGTTTAAAATTGTTCAAATGCCATTTGTAGAACGGTTCGAATATATCGGAATCGCGACCTGGACGCTGATTATCCTCCCAAATGTATGTCTCGGGCTCTGGGCTGCCTCACGTATTTTGAAACGGACATACCGGATCAAACAGAAATATAGTATTTATTTACTCGCCGCCCTATCTCTTGCCATAATGCTTCTCCTTGAAACCAGGGAGCAGGAAGCGGTACTAAACACAGCCTTTGGCAGGACTGGCTTTTTTCTCAATTTTGGTTATTTACCTTTACTTTTTTTCGCTGTATTAATTGCAAGGAAGGTGAAAGGCAATGGCAAAACCTAG
- a CDS encoding GerAB/ArcD/ProY family transporter — protein sequence MIRLSDGKLGAREIFGILYIMLAIRVTDTTPNLLLEHGINAAWIMPILSGLYLFFSLLFLFSLLKTYNMGLLDIIIDLTGPYIGRLIILVMFAIVFSSLTINSRTYADITIAVYYPHTPVLLILVVLILVSGCFIARLGLLTIGSASWLAAVSIFFTSIMLLILVRDNIHLSFIFPIAGPGSLELLKDSFQYSSFLGDIILVGAVFSKVRSYSAFRTGALWGFVLSSLKMTSFLAAYIMVFDYPAVRNIVFPYHQLARMAMVGSLTIHVEAVFLYLWMFGAALHFSAYLYISAFLLQKIINTKKLGPLIFLLAVLAVSLGLIPDNFFQGFKARELLLKFSSVYIFALPVLLWSISRVKWRLKR from the coding sequence ATGATACGCTTGTCAGACGGCAAGTTGGGAGCAAGAGAAATATTCGGCATCCTATATATCATGTTAGCCATCAGAGTAACAGATACAACCCCGAATCTGTTGCTTGAACATGGAATAAATGCAGCCTGGATCATGCCGATCCTTTCCGGCCTGTATCTTTTCTTTTCGCTGCTGTTTCTCTTCTCTCTTTTGAAAACTTATAACATGGGGCTGCTAGATATTATTATTGATCTGACAGGTCCATATATCGGGCGCTTGATTATTTTAGTTATGTTTGCAATTGTCTTTTCATCGTTAACCATTAATAGCAGAACATATGCCGATATTACCATTGCTGTGTATTACCCGCATACTCCTGTTCTTTTAATCCTGGTGGTATTGATTCTCGTTTCTGGTTGTTTTATTGCCCGGCTGGGACTGCTGACGATTGGTTCCGCCTCATGGCTCGCGGCTGTTAGTATTTTTTTTACTTCGATCATGTTACTTATCTTGGTTCGCGACAACATTCATTTATCTTTTATTTTTCCGATAGCCGGACCCGGTTCTCTGGAATTGCTGAAGGATAGTTTCCAATATAGTTCGTTTCTGGGAGATATCATTCTTGTGGGTGCCGTTTTCTCCAAGGTACGATCCTACTCTGCTTTCAGGACCGGAGCCTTATGGGGATTTGTGCTTTCAAGCTTAAAAATGACCAGTTTTTTAGCTGCCTATATTATGGTTTTTGATTACCCAGCTGTCAGAAACATCGTTTTCCCTTACCACCAATTGGCAAGAATGGCAATGGTCGGATCGCTGACGATCCATGTTGAAGCTGTATTCTTATATCTGTGGATGTTCGGGGCAGCACTCCATTTCTCTGCATACTTATATATTTCAGCATTTCTTCTGCAAAAAATTATAAACACCAAAAAGCTCGGACCTTTAATCTTTCTTTTGGCTGTTTTGGCCGTCTCCCTTGGCCTTATCCCAGATAATTTTTTTCAGGGATTTAAAGCAAGAGAACTGCTGCTGAAATTTTCCTCTGTATATATTTTTGCTCTTCCTGTTCTTTTATGGAGTATTTCTCGTGTGAAATGGAGGCTAAAAAGATGA